Part of the Arachis hypogaea cultivar Tifrunner chromosome 6, arahy.Tifrunner.gnm2.J5K5, whole genome shotgun sequence genome, gccacaaccaaactctaagtttggtgttgaacccccacattcaaactctaagtttggtgttgggaggttccaacatggctctgagcatttctgaggctccatgagagcccactgtcaagctactgacattaaagaagcgcttgttgggaggcaacccaatattatattttgactattttcctttgttattttatgtcttttgtaggttgatgatcatgagaagtcacaaaatcaataaaaaaagcaaaaacagaatgaaaaacagaaagaaaaacagcacaccctggaggaagaacccactggcgtttaaacgctagtgaggctagctgttgggcgtttaacgcccagtctggcaccattctgggcgtttaacgccagaaaggggcaccagactggcgttaaacgccagaaaagggcaagaagctggcgttaaacgccagaaatgggcaccagcccggcgtttaacgccagaaatggctaaaaacgcaattttgcttgccatttggtgcagggataacttttccttgacacctcaggatctgtggaccccacaggatccccacctaccctaccactctctctctcttcttccccatccaccaatcacctcaatacctcttccccaaaaacctttcacctatcaaatcccatctttctcttcaccactcacatccatccttcataaaaccccacctacctaaccctccttcactccttcattttcacacaacctaaacaccacttctcccccctttggccgaacacaacgccattcccttcttccttatttcttcttcttctactctcttctttcttcttttgctcgaggacgagcaaaccttttaagtttggtgtggtaaaagcattgctttttgtttttccataaccatttatggcatccaaggccggagaaacctctagaaagaggaaagggaaggcaaaagcttccacctccgagtcatgggagatggaaagattcatctcaagggtgcatcaagactacttctatgaagttgtggccttgaagaaggtgatccccgaggtccctttttcactcaaaaagggtgaatatccggagatccgacatgagatttgaagaagaggttgggaagttcttaccaaccccattcaacaagtcggaatcttaatggttcaagagttctatgccaatgcatggatcaccaagaaccatgatcaaagtgtgaacccggatccaaagaattatcttactatggttcgggggaaatacttggattttagtccggaaagtgtaaggttggcattcaatttgcccatgatgcaaggagatgaacatccttacactagaagggtcaactttgatcaaaggttggaccaagtcctcacagtcatatgtgaagagggcgcccaatggaagagagattcaagaggaaagccggttcaattgagaaggcatgacctcaaacccgtggctagaggatggttggagtttatccaacgctcaatcattcccactagcaaccggtccgaagttactatagaccgggctatcatgattcatagcatcatgattggagaagaaatagaagttcatgaggttataactcaagagctttataaggtggcggacaagtcctctaccttggcaaggtcagccttccctcatctcatttgtcacctctgttattcagttggagttgacatagagggagacacccctattgatgaggacaagcccatcactaagaagaggatggagcacacaagagaccccactcatcatgagatccctgagatgcctcaagggatgcactttcctccacaaaactattgggagcaactaaacacctccctaggagaattaagttccaacatgggacaactaagggtggagcatcaagaacactccatcatcctccatgaaattagagaagatcaaagaatcatgagagaggagcaacaaagacaaggaagagatattgaggagctcaagcactccataggaccttcaagaggaagaaagagccgccatcactaaggtggacccgttccttaatttccttgttctttatttttctgtttttcgaaaattatgcttatgtttatctatgtttgtgtcttgtgatcattagtgtcttagtgtctatgccttaaagttatgaatgtcctatgaatccatcacctttcttgaataaaaaaaacgtgcttaattgaaaaagataagaattgcatgaattttaaattttataacagtttaattattttgatgtggtggcattacttttgtcttctgaatgtatgcttaaacagtgcatatgtcttttgaatttgtggttcatgaatattggctcttgaaagaatgatgaaaaaggagacatgttactgaggatctgaaaaatcataaaaatgattcttgaagcaagaaaaagcaatggaaaaaaaatttcgaaaaaaaagaaaaaaaaagagaagaaagaaagaaataaagttgtgttccaaggcaaaaagagtgtgcttaagaaccctggacacctctaattggggactctagcaaagctgagtcacaatctgaaaaggttcacccaattatgtgtctgtggcatgtatgtatccggtggtaatactggaagacagagtgctttgggccacggccaagactcaataagtagctatgttcaagaatcatcatacttaactaggagaatcaataacactatctggattctaagttcctaaagaagccaaccattctgaatttcaaaggatagagtgagatgccaaaactgttcagagacaaaaagctaaaagccccgctcatctaattaatactgatcttcatagatgtttttggaattcattgcatattctcttctttttatcctattttgattttcagttgcttggggacaagcaacaatttaagtttggtgttgtgatgagcggataatttgtacgctttttggcattatttttagtatgtttttagtatgatctagttagtttttagtatatttttattagtttttagttaaaatttacttttctggactttactatgagtttgtgtgtttttctgtgatttcaggtattttctggctgaaattgagggacctgagcaaaaatctgattcagagactgaaaaggactgcagatgctgttggattctgacctccctgcactcgaagtggattttctggagctacagaagcccaattggcgcgctctcaacggcgttggaaagtagacattctgggctttccagcaatatatgatagtccatactttgttcaagatttgatggcccaaaccagcgttcaaagtcaccctcagaaatcccagcgttaaaagccggaactggcaccaaaatgggagttaaacgcccaaactggcataaaagctggcgtttaaccaagaagagtctctacacaaaaatgctttattgctcagcccaagcacacaccaagtgggcccggaagtggatttttatgtcttttactcatctctgtacaccctaggctactagttttctataagtaggaccttttactattgtattgagacatctgggtagctatcttcattttatgctatcttagatcattgggaggctggccattcggccatgcctagaccttgttcttatgtattttcaacggtggagtttctacacaccatagattaaggtgtggagctctactgtacctcgagttttaatgcaattactattgttcttctattcaattccgcttgttcttgttctaagatatcacttgttcttcaacttgatgaatgtgatgatccgtgacactcatcatcattctcacctatgaacgtgtgactgacaaccacctccgttctaccttcgattgggtgaatatctcttggattctttaaccggaatcttcgtggtataggctagaactgatggcggcattcaagagaatccggaaggtctaaccttgtttgtggtattctgagtaggattcaatgattgaatgactgtgacgtgcttcaaactcctgagggcggggcgttagtgacagacgcaaaagaatcactggattctattccggcctgatcgagaaccgacagatggatagccgtgccgtgacagggtgcgttgaacatttccactgagaggatgggaggtagccactgacaacggtgaaacccttgcttaagcttgccatggaaaggaggaagaaggattggatgaagacagtaggagagcagagagacggaagggaagtcatcttcatacgcttatctgaaattcctaccaatgaattacataagtatctctatctttatctttatgttttatgcgtttatcaccatacccatttgagtttgcctgactaagatttacaaggtgaccatagcttgcttcataccaacaatctctgtgggatcgacccttactcgcgtaaggtttattacttggacgacccagtacacttgctggttagttgtgcgaagttgtgtttatgccatggtattgaacaccaagtttttggattcattaccggggattatttgatttgtgaaaagtattgatcacaatttcgtgcaccaaacaccTCACGGCCTTCGAGGCTAGAATGAATCTGGAGGGAGTAGGAGACGAGGCGAGGTGCCGGGCCTTCCCGGTCACCTTGGCAGGACCTGCGATCCGATGGTTTAACGGCCTCCCGCAGGGATCCATCTATGGGTTTTCGGACATCAGCCGTGCCTTCTTAGCTCAATTCACAACACGAATAGCAAAGGCAAAGCACCCGATCAACTTGCTCGGGATAACCCAAAGGCCCGGGGAGCTGACCAGAAAATACCTGGAccggttcaacgacgaatgcttagAAATTGACGGCCTAACCAACTCGGTGGCCAGCCTCTGTCTGACGAACGGCCTCCTCAACGAGGACTTCCGAAAACACCTCACCACGAAACCGGTTTGGACGATGCACGAGATCCAAACGGTAGCTAAGGAATACATAaatgacgaggaagtcagccaggtcgtggctgccaataaacgaCACTCCGGCTACAATCAACCTAGGCAACAAAGTAACGGAGAGAGACAGAAAGAGCAAGCCAGAGAGGGAGGGCCGAGCAAGGCACCCAGACCGTTTTCCCAGATCGGAAAATTCACCAATTACACTCCACTCACTCTCCCCATCATGGAAGTTTACCAGCAAATAGCCGAGAAAGAAATCttgtcgaagccccgaccactcaAGGACCGTACGGGGGGAACAAGAGCCTCTACTGTGACTACCACAAGGGCTATGGGCACCAAACACAGGACTGCTTTGACCTGAAGGATGCACTAGAGCAAGCAATAAGGGACGGTAAACTAACAAAATTCTCCCATCTTATAAGGGAGCCGAGGAGGCGACATCGCGACCAAGACGAGGAAGGCAAGACCCGGTTGGCAAAGCAGCGACAAGAGCCAGAAGACAAAGACCACGGTCTCACCGTGATAAACGTAGTAACCGCCAAAAACACCGCACCAAGGTCGAGATCGGCGCACAAGAAAGACGCCAAGGTCCTGGCGGTCTCCTCCTCGTCGATGCGAAGCTCTAAGAAGCCCCCATCTATCTCTTTCGGCCCGGAAGATTAGTGGTTCGACGAGGCCCCTGAAAATccacccatggtcatcacggccagagtgggaactggcctcgtcaaacgaatcctTGTCGACACGGGGGAAGACTTGAACATTATGTTTCGCAACGTGTTCGACGCACTGGGGTTAAGGGACGCCGACCTATCGACTCATCAGCACGGGGTCATCGGATTAGGCGACCACTTTATCAAGCCAGATGGATTGATATCCCTGCCGATTTCCGTGGGACAGGCCCAAGGCCGAAGATCGGCAATGGCTGAGTTCGTGGTTCTCCGAGATTCCACggcctacaacatcatcttggGAAGGAAGACGATTAACGATGTTGAAGCGATAATCAACACAAAGCTACTAGTCATGAAGTTTGTTACCGACGACGGATCTATAGGGTCCATTAGGGGAGATCTAGAGACGGCGGTCGCTTGCGACAACGCCAGCCTCTCCTTAAGGAAGAAATCTAAAGAGGCGTCGGGGGTGTTCCTAGCTGACCTAGACGCCAGGGTAGACAACAAGTCCAGACCAGAACTGGAGGGGGACCTGGAAAAGTTCAGGGTCGGTGACACAGAGGAAAAGTTCACGTTTGTCAATAGAAACCTTCCACACGAATTGAAGGAGCCTCTGGTAGAAATGATCAGGGCCAATGGGGATTTATTCGCCTGGAAACtggccgacatgccgggcatagacacCGAAGTCATGTCACACCACCTGGCCGTCAAATCAGAAGCACGCCCGGTAGCCCAGCGGAGAAGAAAGATGTCGCGGGAGAGGGcggaggaggtggccaggcagacggccagcctTCTAGAAGCAGGTTTCATACGGGAACTAGACTACTCGACCTGGCTCTCGAATGTAGTTCTGGTAAAAAAGCACAgcggcaaatggagaatgtgcgtaggCTACTCCGACCTCAACAAGGCATGCCCTAAAGATTGTTCCCCCTCCCTAACATAGACGCACTCGTCGACGCGGTGGCGGGCtaccggtatctgagcttcatggatgcctactccagctacaatcagataccgatgcaccgacccgacgaggacAAGACATCATTTATAACGCCTGGGGGAACCTTCTATTACAAGGTGATGCCATTCGGCCTAAAAAATGCAGGGGcaacataccaaaggctgatgaacaaaataTTTTGCAACCTCATAGGCAAGACagtggaagtctatgtagacgacatcCTCGCGAAAACTACGTGACCCGACGACCTCCTGAATGACCTGGCAAATGTATTCACGTCTCTCCGACAACACGATATGAGGCTCAATCCCCTCAAATGTGCCTTCGCCATGGAAGCTGGAAAGTTTATAgggttcatgataacccaaaggggGGTAGAAGCTAACCCTGAGAAATGCCAAGTGAtactccagatgaagagcccgggttgtATCAAGGACGTCCAGAGATTGGCAGGACGACTCACCTCATTATCCCGTTTTCTCGGAGCTTCGGCAACAAAAGCCCTACCCTTCTTTAACCTCATGAGGAAAAGGATAGCATTTGAATTGACGCCCGCATGCGAGGAAGCTTTTAGACACTTCAAGGAAATCCTGGCGACACCTCCTATGCTCGGAAAGCCAAAGGCCGGGGAGCCGTTATACCTATACCTCGCCATAACAGGAGAAGCCCTGGCTGCGGTTTTGGTACGAGAAGAAGGAAGGGCTCAATAGCCAGTCTATTTCGTGAGCAGAGCCCTAAAGCCGCAGAACTAAGGTACATCAAACTGGAAAAGCTAGCTCTGGCACTCTTGACCTCTTCGTGGAGGTTAAAACAATACTTCCAAGGTCACCAGATTGTCGTAAGGACGGACCAAGGAATCCGACAAGTGCTCCAAAAACCCGATTtggggggaaggatgatgacttGGTCCATTGAACTTTCCCAATATGACATATGGTACGAACCCCGGCAAGCAATCAAGGCACAAGCGATGGCTGACTTCTTGGTAGAAGTGACGAGGAATCCAACCGAAGAGACggacacacggtggaagctccacgtggacggagcctccaaTCAGACGTCCAGGGGCGCCGTGATCATCCTGGAAAGCCCAGCTGGGGTCGTATATGAACAGTCGATCAAGTTCAAATTTCCCAtctcgaacaaccaagcagaatacaaAGCCCTCATAGGGGGCTTAGCCCTAGCAATGGAAGTTGGAGCGACAAGGTTGGAAATatgcagcgattcacaagtagtcacctcccAAGTAAACGGGAGCAACCAAGCCAGAGACTCACTATTACAAGAGTACTTGGAGAAAGTCAAGGATTTGAGCCAGAAGTTTGAGGAGGTCACGATCCACCATGTtccaagagaaaggaacacatgggcagatatcctATCAAAACTGGCTAGCATGAAACCGGGAGAAGGTAACCGATCTCTCATCCAAGGTATGGTGAGGGAGCCGGCGGTCACTCTACACCTGTCAAGGCTAAGCCTCTCATGGTTGGACCCCATCACAGCTTCTTAGAAAACGGCAAACTCCCCGACGACGAAAAAGATGTTAAGAAACTGAGAAGGGAAGCAGCCAAGTACACGATCATCCAGGGTCAGCTGTTTAGAAAAGGACTCAACCAGCCCCTATTGAAATGCCTACACCCtgaccaaacggactacgtccTCAGGGAAGTCCATGAAGGGTGTTGCGGCCATCATAtagggggcaaagccctagcaagaaaATTAATCCGAGCTGGATACTATTGGCCATCAATGATGGCAGACTCTAAAGAATTCGTTAGAAAGTGCGTCAAGTGTCAAGagaacgccaatttccacaaggcaccggCCTCCGAGCTAAGCTTGTTAACGTCTTCCCGGCCATTCtctcaatggggagtcgacctcttggggCCCTTATCGGTTGGTCCTGGACAAGTCAAGTACCTCATAGTCGCcattgactactacaccaaatggatagaggtcGAGCCgctggccagcatatcctcatccaattgcaggaagttcatgtggaggcaagtgATAACACGGTTCAGCATCCCGGAGATCGTTATCTCGGACAACGGGACACAATTTACCAACAAAAAGTTCACGGAGTTCCTCACTGGCCTGGGTATAAGACAAAAGTTCTCCTCAGTTGAgcacccccaaacaaacggacagGTTGAGTCCGCAAACAAGATCATCCTGTTAGGAATTAAGAAGCGGCTGTATGATAAAAAAGGTGCTTGGGCCGACGAGCTCGCCtcggtcctctggtcctaccgTACAACCGAACAGTCATCTACTGGAGAAACTCCCTTTCGACTAACATATGGGCTAAACGCTGTAATACCCGTGGAGATCGGGGAGCCGAGCCCACGACTACTTTTGAAGGGAGTGGAGGAAGCTGTGGAGAAGGACCTAATAGACGAAGTCAGAGAGATGACCCACTTGACGGAAACAGCACTGAAGCAAAGAATGACCCTGCGCTATAACACCAAAGTACTCAGAAGAGAGTTTGAACCAAACGACCTCGTCTTAAGGCGCAACGACATCGGCTTACCGACCTCGGGAGAGGGCAAACTGACGGCaaactgggaaggtccctacagagttaAAGAGGTGATCGGCAAAGGCGCTTTCAAGTTGGAAAGCCTCAATGGTAAAGAGATCCCAAGAACGTGGAACGCGAGCAACTTAAGAAGGTTCTACTCCTAGTGCGCGTGACGGTTTACCGACCAAACGAGCTAAGTAGTCAATCCATGAAATTGTACTTTTCACTATAGCTTATAGACCTTTTGTGCAATTACCGACTAACATATACTtgtcaaaagttttgtttgtttactttttttGAACAACCCATTTCGCAAATGAACTCCACACGACGCGACGATAATACGCGGCCccaggactgatcaccccgggagcccgtCAACTACCACAACAACAAACGGCTACACTAAAGAGCCACAACCTGGCTCAGCCAGAATACCATCAATACGGTAAAACTAGTACGAATAACAATGGTGAATATAAACGGCGACACAACCAAACGAACAGGAAAGTGTTAGCTACAATAAGACGGGCAAACGACCCAAAAATTGTTCACAAAAGTTAAACAAAACAGCTTACAAAAAGTTTCACGAAGTTACACAATATAAGAAATCATTTCCTAGGCATGTCAACAATCTTGCCGTCTTTAATCATCTTGAAGACACCAATTGCCGACGTGTCGAAGTCAGGGGCAACGATCTTGACCTGAGCCTTAAGGGCTTCCTCAGTCGCCAGTATTGCACCTTTCCCCTGCTTAACGACCTCCTTATACTTTGTTTTCCACCCCGCGAGCTCAGTCTCGACAGCCTCCTTCGCCAGAACAGCCTCGTCGCGTTCTTTCTCTAGTGCGGTGACCCGCCCTTGAGCCACGCCGACTTGACCCTCCAAGGCCATTTCCCGCTCGACAAGTCGTGAAACGGTGGCATCATACTGTTCCAGTTTTTTCTCAGCAGCAGAGGCCTTATTTTCGGCGGCCTAGAGCTTCTCATTAGCTTGGGTAAGTTGCTCCGAAGAGTTTCAACTTCACGCTTAAAAGCATTGTTGGCCTTCTCGGCGGATTCCAACCTCTTGCGGAGAGATTCCATCCCAGATAGCTCAaactcggccttccgagctatcacTGCGCCGCGTAGGAGAGtacgatacatccacctcgcttGCCCGGTAAGAGATGACTCGTGGAAATGCTCTTCAGTGCCAGGAATCAGCTGCGCATCTATGAAATTTCCGGCATCAAAATTTTTCTCCATCACAGTAAGAATCCCCTCGGGACTACTGGACGTCTTCCTCCTTTTGAggctggtgatgagcggataatttgtatactttttggcattgtttttagtatgtttttgttatgatctagttagtttttagtatatttttattagtttttagttaaaattcacttttctggactttactatgagtttgtgtgtttttctgtgatttcaggtattttctggctgaaattgagggacctgagcagaaatctgattcagagaccaaaaaggactgcagatgctgttggattctgacctccctgcactcgaagtgaattttctggagctacagaagcccaattggcgcgctctcaacggcgttagaaagtagacatcctgggctttccagcaatatatgatagtccatactttgcccaagatttgatggcctaaaccggcgttcaaagtcacctcaagaaatcccagcgttaaacgctggaactggcacccaaatgggagttaaacgcccaaactggcactaaagctggcgtttaactccaagaagagtctctgcacgaaaatgcttcaatgctcagcccaagcacacaccaattgggcccggaaatggatttttatgtcatttactcatttctgtacaccttaggctactagttcttataagtaggaccttttactattgtattagaagactttggtagctatcttcattttgtatgctatcttagatcattgggaggctggccattcggccatgcctagaccttatgcttatgtattttcaacggtggagtttctacacaccatagattaaggtgtggagctctgctgtacctcgagtattaatgcaattactattgttcttccattcaattccgcttgttctttatccaagatatcacttgttcttcaacttgatgaaggtgatgattgacactcatcaccattctcacccatgaacaaagtgactgacaaccactcttgttctacaagcaactaaggccatagtgaatatctcttggattcctgattacacgatgcatggttgatcgcctgacaaccgagtgctcgcctgacaaacgagccaaccattccgtgagatcagagtcttcgtggtataggcgagaactgatggcggcattcaagagaatccggaaggtctaaccttgtctgtggtattctgagtaggattcaatgattgaatgactgtgacgtgcttcaaactcctgagggcggggcgttagtgacagacgcaaaagaatcactggattctattccggcctgattgagaaccgacagatgaattccgctatgctgtaacagagcatatgcaatcgctttcactgagaggatggaaggtagccactgacaacggtgaaacccttgcttaagcttgccatggaaaggagtaagaaggattggatgaagacagtaggaaagcagagagacggaagggaaggcatcttcatgcgcttatctgaagttcctaccaatgaattacataagtatcactatctttacctttatgttattttcgttcatcaccattatcatttgagtttgcctgactaagatttacaagatgaccatagcttgcttcaatactaacaatctccgtgggatcgacccttactcgcgtaaggtttattacttggacgacccagtgcacttgctggttagttgtgcgaagttgtgtaatgccatggtattgagctaccacgtttttggagccattaccgagaattatgagagttgtgaaaaagtattgttcacaatttcgcgcaccaagtttttggcgccgttgccggggattgttcaggttttgagcaagcttttggtaacatcagtgccaagatccggcaacaacaccaagtttttggcgccgttgccggggattgttcaagttttgagcaagcttttggtaacatcagtgccaagatccggcaataacaccaagtttttggcgttattgccagggattgttcaagtttggacaactgacggttcatcttgttgcttagattaggtatttatttttttcgaaattcttgaagatgagttctagagtttcatgatgatttgttgcaatctggctggctgagaagccatgtctaatttcattggaccgaggtttcaacttatcaccacaaaagcttgttgatttttatcaatcttgcttttggagcaatgatctgctaaggcttggctggcctctggccatgtctagtgttttggaccgaagctttctctgaaagcttggctggctgtgaagccatgtctaattcctggaccggagtcttagactagcattgcactgattcctggaattctcattaagaattttgatacttttttttcacttaattttcgaaaaacacaaaaaaaaaatttacaaaatcataaaatccaaaaatatttcttgtttgagtctagtgtctcatcataagtttggtgtcaattgcatgcattcatatgtctaagtgatcttcaagatgttcttgatgatttacttgctctgatctttgaattcaatttgacttgattgttttgtgtgtctcatatgcattttcattttgttagtgtcagtagtatacaaactgctaagtttggtgtcttgcatgcattgttatttgattcttgttgcattttggtttgtccttattattaaaaatccaaaaatatttttaatttgtgtcttttcaagtcaataatacagagaattgaagattcagaacatacagcagaggaattgcacagaaaaagctgggcgttcaaaacgcccagtgaagaaggacagactggcgtttaaacgccagccagggtacctggttgggcgtttaacgcccaaaagggtagcattttgggcgttaaacgccagaatggataccattctgggcgtttaacgccaggatggctagaagggaagattttgttttcaaatcaaattttttctaagttttcaaaatcttttcaaaatcaaatcattttcaaatcaattttccaatcaaatccttttcaaaaccaatctctttccatttttaaagatacttactatcaattaatga contains:
- the LOC140173632 gene encoding uncharacterized protein, producing MFRNVFDALGLRDADLSTHQHGVIGLGDHFIKPDGLISLPISVGQAQGRRSAMAEFVVLRDSTAYNIILGRKTINDVEAIINTKLLVMKFVTDDGSIGSIRGDLETAVACDNASLSLRKKSKEASGVFLADLDARVDNKSRPELEGDLEKFRVGDTEEKFTFVNRNLPHELKEPLVEMIRANGDLFAWKLADMPGIDTEVMSHHLAVKSEARPVAQRRRKMSRERAEEVARQTASLLEAGFIRELDYSTWLSNVVLVKKHSGKWRMCVGYSDLNKACPKDCSPSLT
- the LOC112805405 gene encoding uncharacterized protein produces the protein MNLEGVGDEARCRAFPVTLAGPAIRWFNGLPQGSIYGFSDISRAFLAQFTTRIAKAKHPINLLGITQRPGELTRKYLDRFNDECLEIDGLTNSVASLCLTNGLLNEDFRKHLTTKPVWTMHEIQTVAKEYINDEEVSQVVAANKRHSGYNQPRQQSNGERQKEQAREGGPSKAPRPFSQIGKFTNYTPLTLPIMEVYQQIAEKEILSKPRPLKDRTGGTRASTVTTTRAMGTKHRTALT
- the LOC140173633 gene encoding uncharacterized protein; this translates as MADFLVEVTRNPTEETDTRWKLHVDGASNQTSRGAVIILESPAGVVYEQSIKFKFPISNNQAEYKALIGGLALAMEVGATRLEICSDSQVVTSQVNGSNQARDSLLQEYLEKVKDLSQKFEEVTIHHVPRERNTWADILSKLASMKPGEGNRSLIQGMVREPAVTLHLSRLSLSWLDPITAS